The sequence ctctcactgaccatgttgaaggagacgactggagcgactattcagatcatgaggaggatacatcgtatcgcttgttcaatacctcagattaccaaccgctcgcacgtagggtacttcatacccttggtctccagactgcgccctcaacttcgtccgctccaactctcaaaggggccaaggtcctcaaatcccctgcacctactgaacactacatcccggtgccggacccaattgccaaattaacttccgaagaatgggcccacccgctcaaagctcgacgcttcaagaacatggctgacagactttacgccctagccccagacttcgccaccaagttagatgtccctggcatagatgaaccgatcgctcgcctcgtttcacgatctatcttgcccagggaaggggaatcccacctaaaagatactactgaacgtcgaatagactttgccctccgcaagaaccacgaggccactgccctagccatgcgtgcctctgcctcagcctccatcttctccagagcatctatgatgtggctggatgaccttctagaggacgataaccctgatcctgtcgccttcaaaagagcactattgaagttacgtaagacagcagcctttgtggccgatgccactttggatgccacccaattaggggcacgagccatgacgactcaaatagtcgctcgtcgcaccctctggcttcgccactggcaagctgattcagcggctagattgaacctgtccaaggctccttactccggatctctactcttcggtgaggaagctctaaaggcagttctggttgatccaaaagacgcccacaaaccggttctagccacaatcaagaacatcgaccacaggcccctcaggcgatttccctcctttcgttctaaccagccctttcgaggaacgcgaccaggaggacgaggccgcgatttcagaccctatgattccaacgcattcaggggctcctggaaccgacgcccccagggcagaggtcagtaccaagggtgcaggggcaactcatcgtcctcatataggggaggtcctcgcctacacaagtagtattaacgccttccccataggtggcagattacttaattttggagatcgatggctgcgccttactacggtcccctggatcagggacctcttcacttatggctataccatagagttctgggcaaccccgtcagacagattccacccgtctccttgcccaagggcaccagccaggcacaacatcatgcagacagctatacatcacctcttgcacatagcggcaatagagccagttcccacaactgagagatcggaaggggtgtactccctcctatttgctgtgccaaaacgagatttatcttggagggcggtattggacctcaagtttgtcaaccgttttgtaacataccgcaggttcaaaatggaatctctccattccattaccgagagtctgcaagaaggagacttcctggcttctatcgaccttaaggaagcgtatctccatgtacccatttgcatagcccacagaaagtttcttcggtttgcctttggccaccaacattttcaatacagagcgatgccatttggcctctcctctgctccaagagtattttccaaggtgctactcatcctagtggcttaccttcggacccaaggggttcatatctacccatatttggacgatctgcttatacgggccaaatctgaagagctggctcatcatcatttaatgatcaccctcaatgttttgcagacctacggctggctggtcaacttcgacaaaagccatctccaaccaacccaacgcctactacatcttggggcaatgttggacaccctgcaggcaatggtcttcctgtctccagatcgcatcactgccatcacaagcatcgcaaggtccctgatgcaacaaacatccgcagacgtcatgcttctcgccagagcgctcgggatgtttatctccacaatccacattgtaccctgggctcgagctcacactcggccccttcagtggactctgttgccttttcaaaaagacattgccagctccaaccatcgcaaagttcgtttgagccccgctctgcgcctctccttccgctggtggaccaaggttcaacacgtctccaagggcacgtcgttcagagaaccccgcagaaccgtcgtgaccacagacgccagcctcataggttggggagcccactgcaactcccagtatgttcagggggtttggcccaacgcagagcgagctcgaagcatcaactggctggaactaaaggctgtccacttggctctatgtcattttcagtctctgttccctttgcatcatgtgctcattcgaacagacaacacgtgtgtaaaatcacatttgaacagacaagggggcaccaggtctcgtcctctgcaggacttagcctccctcatctttgtctgggcagaacaacatctacaatccctgaaagcagagcacctcaaagggattttgaatgtgacagcagactggctcagcagacaacaggtcttcccgggagaatggaaacttcatccagccattttccatcgtctccagtgtcggttcggcgccctctcagtcgacctgtttgcttccagtcacaattgccagcttcccagatactttgcccgatacctggactcaacagcagaagcagtggatgctctgacaacaccgtggccagacggtctattgtacgcctttcctcccataccattgttagccaaaaccttgaggaaggcgcgaaccgaaagggcacagctggttctgatagcaccattttggccacgccgtccgtggttctcagatcttctggcaatgtcaatgatggacccttggacacttccagtaacgccagacctcttatcccagggtccagtactgcaccaggaccctacttggctcaatctaacagcgtggcgtttgaacggagacacttgaggtcagctggactgtctgacactgtgattgatattattttggcctcgagaagaccatctaccactcgcatttatcaacatacctgggtggctttctccaagtggtgtcagtcccaccaccacgatccatcccaggccaatgtgcaccaggtgctccaatttctccatagtggctttatgatgggacttcgacccaacactctacgtcgacatgcgtctactctgtcatccattctctcagtgtcctctcctggagatcatatttcctcacatccgttcatcaaacgttttttgaggggagtcgccctacgctctccggctgttgtccatcggttcccctcatggagtttgccgaaagttctgcaggctttgcaacgccctccgtttgaacccatcagaactgtgcccctacgtattctgtccttcaaggtcctgtttctgattgcaatcacatctgccagacgcgtttcggagttgggcgcattgtcttccgctagacacctctgcgtcttccataaggactctgttgtgctgaagactgacccttcctttcgtcccaaggtcgattcagtttttcattgcaaccaggacattgttttgccttccttttgcccgaatcctacccatcctctcgagaaggcttggcattcgttggatgtccggagggctctcaagacctacctgtctaggacccaagagattcgacgaacggagtctctgtttgtatcctttcatccagggtctatggggcataaagtatccaatcctaccttatcccgttggttaagggcaggcattaccttagcatatgagtccctgaagctgccagttcctgctagtataacagctcattctactaggtcagctgccacttcggctgcttttgctactaatgctcctgttgccgatatttgtagggccgcagtctggtcttccccacactcgtttataagacattataaaattgatcgttatgcctctgctgatgcttcttttggcagacgagtgttgcaacaggttcttaatgaggattaacatgtgggtggtccctccctatatgggttgctttggtacatcccacagtgatggcccacttcctatggaaaatgtaccattggtctcacctgaaaggtgattttcataggaaggggccatcacgaccctcccagttggaggatgactagtgattttatcaatgggttatatgttattgtttccatattatatttaaatgtaagagtgaagtcaagacttttagttctgttatgttatgtagttaggttagagtcatgttgttatgcatgtgactattatgttattttcctggcgggcttGTTGGCCttcttcttgtatttttagatatctcttttagactcgctacgaatgaactggagagtgggaggggcatgacgtccctagtcttgacttcaaaaacattcttgccttcgcacgataggtggaactgttacccacagtgatggccccttcctatgaaaatcacctttcaggtgagaccaatggtacaatttgtatggcaaggaaaaaaaccaagagttaaatttaaactactacaagatgccaaagaaagaggaggactgggattaccaaatctgagactttattttgctgcctgctgtttagtctggataaaggaatggattttattgaggaataaaagactattggatttggagggccataatttgaagtggggatggcatggatatctatggtatgacaaagtaaaagtaaatgtagactttaacaatcattttataagacgtcctctgttgaaaatatggaatagttacaaaccaaggttttattcgaaaataccattatgtgtctcaagtcaagaagcgttttatagaagagaaatgactggaaaagagaaatggttaacttatcaagaactattagaaaatgtacatggagaatatacaatgaaagagagagaacaactgacaaaggaaggatatagttttcaatggtttgcctatttacaattgttagaaagatataaaatggacaagaaaatgtatgggtttgaaataagtaaatctgattttgaaataggattgtgtacaaatgatgaaaatataattgcgaaaatgtataaactcttattgaaaatggatatggaggaagaacaagtaaaagagtgtatggtaaagtgggcaaaaaattttggtcataacatacaaatggatcaatgggaaaatatgtggaaaaaaggtttgaaatttacactatgctataatcttaaagaaaatttttataaaatgatgtatcgttggtacatgactccagaaaagttgtcaaaaatgtatagtaatgtttctaatgtttgttggaaatgtaaacaacaagaaggatcattttatcatatgtggtggttatgtaaaaaggcaaaatcattttgggcacagataggtaggaagatgcaaaaaattctaaagataaatattcagtcaaagccagaattttttttattgggttttatggataaacaaatagaaaagaaatatggaagaataatattatatatgattacggcagcaagattattatatgcacaaaagtggaaaatggaatcaataccaacaatggaagaatggctattgaaattaatggatttagtagaaatggacaaattgacatgtttacttagagaaaaatcgacagatacatttcttaaggaatggaagcctctcttagactttttgttgaaagatcaaaataaaatgatgatactgggatttgacgattaattaagacagcctacggagaaaagggactctgtatgtatacattaagggacaggtttgatgtatattatatacttatagctgatctgcgacaaatcggaagtcaactattttattttcattttttgttgatgtattgttatgtttttttgactttttttgtttgtcttttgaaaaatttgaataaaaattattaaaaaataaaaaaataaaattgctgtcaggataaaaacctcaCTGTTGATGGATCATTTGTCAGGATgtagatctgaaggaaaatgaagaccaaagagcattctacagaagtgagagataatgtaatataaatgcacagattaggaatagggtacaaaataatatccaagagtTTGGATATCCcaatgagcacagttggatcaatcatcaggtggaagctgcatcataccacccaggctctgccaagaaaaggctgtccctcaaaactcagtgctcgaacaaggagtcttgtgagagaagccacagagaggccaacaatcactttgaaggagctacagagttcagtggctgggagtggagtaatggtacaccagtcaaccataacaagagctctgcataacactggcctctATGGGAAGATGGGAAGatagaagccgttactcaaaaagtacaatCTGAAAGCAtggctggagtttgccagaaagcatgagagtgctccagctgccatgtgggaaaaggttttgtggtcagatgagaccaagatagagctttttggccaaaactcaaagagctatgtgtggcgcaaacctaacactgcccatgcctcaagacacaccatccctacagtgaagtgtggtggtggcagcatcatgctgtggggatgcttctcatcagcagggactgggcatcttgttaaaattgaaaggAGAATGGAtgaagcaaaatacagggaaatactgcaagagaacctgcttcagtccactaaaaaactgaagcttgggaggaaattcacctTTccacaggacaatgatcccaagcccaaggccaaagcaacagtggagtggctcaagaacaaaaaggtgaatgtcctacagtgtccTAGTCAaactcctgatctcaatcccattgagaatctgtgacgctctttgaaaattgtggtccacaagaaacatccaaccaacctgaacaacctggagcaaatctaccaagaagaatgggcgaagatccctccgacactgtgggcaatgctggtacatacctaccccaagagacttaaagttgttattgcagcgaaaggtggctctaccagatattaatgggggggggttgaatacttatgcagttttttatgtttcttacaaacatttcccaatataaaaccaatgtcaccttacaataattgattttgcgtttcagtgtttcaaaataaaatatcatacagaatgaaattacaatgtactatttgtaattcagtaataggaaagcattggtcaggggtctgattacttttgcaaggctccTGTCTATGGgtgtttgcttgttaataaaatacctGTTCTAAATTACTACAATGAACCTGGAATTTCATATTGAGGACACACATGGTACCAGGAGTGCAAAACATTGTGTGAATATTTGAGGGCTCCACATCCGTTATCTCCCTTACATGAGGCAgctgaggaatggaagagggaCAAGTAGGGCTGGCACTGGATTTGCCTGCGACTtgagccaaattgggcccatttGGACATTTTGGGGCCTTGGCCAAATCCAATTCTGATACCCACAGATCACTATGAGTTAGATTTGATGATCCAGGGCTGTTGGAGGCGGGGCATCAGGCAGGGAGAAGGGGCAGCTACAGCTCTCCTTACTACCAGATGACCAGTGCCAGCGATCCTCTGAGGGTGCAAGAAAGCTCTTTTCAAAACAGCATCCCCCAGAATTGCTCCCTCCTgcacaatgctgttttgcaaagagcTGGGGAATGATCCTACggaatgctgttttgcaaagggctagGAAATCCCTTTGCAAAGCAACATCCACCAGGATTGTTCCCTCCTGCACAATGCAGTTTTTTTTGCAGAACAGCATCTAGAAGGATAAACTGACCCCAAGCTTGgccttggggggagggaggagacacAACATCTCatgcctgccccctccctgccatatGCTCAATTAGGTTTTTCCCCCACTAATTAAACATGAACTCCAGCCTAATCGCTCCCCTCTGGATTGGAACCACAGATGGGGGGACCTTTGAAGAGCCCTAGGAAGAAGTTAGAGTACAGCAAGGAAGGAGGGATACTGAAAGAGAAAAAGTGGCTGTTtcaaacaatggcagaggtttgagtgaagcagggatAGTGTTGGTTTTAAATGATGGCGGAGTTTGAGTAGAGTGAGTGGAGGTTTGAGTAAAGCAAGAAGGAAGTTGGGAAAGACTTTGTTGTGTTAGCTTCTGAGTTATACCCATCTCTGCCATTTCCCCTTAAAACTTTTTAAAGACAATCCCTCAATGTTCCCCCTTcccaatctattcagacctctcATTTTAAAGCACCACTTTCCCCCCATCAGTGTCCCACCCTTCTCACTCCCGTGCCACAGCCACTGTTGTTGTGCCACCACCCTTCTCTTTTGTTCCCCTACCCCCACCCTGATGGTATGCAAATAAAGGCTTGTGATGAGGCACTATAAATCCTCCATTGGGGGCTGCGTGATGACACTTACATTTTTATGatatgtcatatatatatatatatatatatatatatagcttgcTTAATTTCCCCTTCATTTACTGTTGTGTGGGAGATTGGGCATTCTGCAGTAATGTCCATAGAGTATGCTCCTTCATCCTGCCTATATTTGCCAGAGTTTcatgataaataaata comes from Rhineura floridana isolate rRhiFlo1 chromosome 6, rRhiFlo1.hap2, whole genome shotgun sequence and encodes:
- the LOC133386469 gene encoding uncharacterized protein LOC133386469, with the protein product MRASASASIFSRASMMWLDDLLEDDNPDPVAFKRALLKLRKTAAFVADATLDATQLGARAMTTQIVARRTLWLRHWQADSAARLNLSKAPYSGSLLFGEEALKAVLVDPKDAHKPVLATIKNIDHRPLRRFPSFRSNQPFRGTRPGGRGRDFRPYDSNAFRGSWNRRPQGRDLRLAGQLRQKPSPTNPTPTTSWGNVGHPAGNGLPVSRSHHCHHKHRKVPDATNIRRRHASRQSARDVYLHNPHCTLGSSSHSAPSVDSVAFSKRHCQLQPSQSSFEPRSAPLLPLVDQGSTRLQGHVVQRTPQNRRDHRRQPHRLGSPLQLPVCSGGLAQRRASSKHQLAGTKGCPLGSMSFSVSVPFASCAHSNRQHVCKITFEQTRGHQVSSSAGLSLPHLCLGRTTSTIPESRAPQRDFECDSRLAQQTTGLPGRMETSSSHFPSSPVSVRRPLSRPVCFQSQLPASQILCPIPGLNSRSSGCSDNTVARRSIVRLSSHTIVSQNLEEGANRKGTAGSDSTILATPSVVLRSSGNVNDGPLDTSSNARPLIPGSSTAPGPYLAQSNSVAFERRHLRSAGLM